One Misgurnus anguillicaudatus chromosome 20, ASM2758022v2, whole genome shotgun sequence DNA segment encodes these proteins:
- the trib1 gene encoding tribbles homolog 1: protein MSVHWIHNPVPGRHGHKRFDTDEPVAKCPRLSESSGDAGLLGSSPGSPVSGAPLSVSPTHQCPAHIGQFLLVPLTDRPGVHSALDMDTGEELVCKVFNMGQYQEKIRAYSMLSRHKNIAEIKDIVLGESKAYVFQEKDFGDMHTFVKSSKRLSEDLASKLFYQVASAVNHCHQGGVVLGDLKLRKVVFSDVKRTHLKLEGLEDCRILSGEDDSMFDTHGCPAYVSPEILNGGGSYSGKQADSWSLGVMLYTMLVGRYPFHDPDPATLFSKIRRGAYCLPEGLSMKARCLLRSLLRRDPGERLTSAEVLIHPWFHENTQDTGNAEQEVNSREQAVPQIEVEQDEDLFS from the exons atgagcgTGCATTGGATTCATAATCCTGTACCGGGAAGACACGGACACAAGCGCTTTGACACAGATGAGCCCGTAGCGAAATGTCCCAGGCTGAGCGAGTCGTCGGGTGATGCGGGTCTGCTGGGTTCATCACCCGGATCTCCGGTCAGCGGAGCGCCTCTGAGCGTCAGCCCAACCCATCAGTGTCCCGCTCACATCGGCCAGTTTCTGCTGGTGCCCCTGACCGATCGACCGGGGGTGCACAGCGCTTTAGATATGGACACGGGAGAGGAACTAGTCTGCAAG GTGTTTAATATGGGCCAGTACCAGGAGAAAATCAGAGCCTACAGCATGCTGTCAAGGCATAAAAACATTGCAGAGATCAAAGACATAGTTCTTGGAGAGAGCAAGGCCTACGTGTTCCAGGAGAAAGATTTTGGAGACATGCACACCTTTGTAAAGAGCAGCAAACGGCTTTCTGAAGACCTGGCCTCCAAGCTTTTCTACCAGGTGGCATCTGCCGTGAACCACTGCCACCAGGGCGGCGTTGTTTTGGGGGACCTTAAGCTACGCAAGGTTGTGTTCTCAGATGTAAAAAG GACCCATTTGAAACTGGAGGGCCTAGAGGATTGCCGTATACTATCCGGAGAGGACGACTCGATGTTCGACACGCACGGATGCCCGGCGTACGTGAGCCCTGAGATCTTGAACGGCGGGGGTAGCTACTCGGGCAAGCAGGCGGACTCGTGGAGCCTCGGGGTTATGCTGTACACGATGCTGGTGGGCCGCTACCCCTTTCACGACCCGGACCCGGCAACCCTGTTCTCCAAGATCCGACGGGGCGCGTACTGCCTTCCCGAGGGGTTGTCCATGAAGGCGCGATGTCTGCTTCGCAGTCTGCTCAGAAGGGACCCCGGAGAAAGACTCACCTCTGCCGAGGTGCTCATTCACCCGTGGTTCCACGAAAACACACAGGACACAGGAAACGCAGAACAGGAAGTCAATAGCAGAGAACAGGCAGTGCCCCAGATTGAAGTCGAGCAGGACGAGGACCTTTTCTCCTGA